A single genomic interval of bacterium (Candidatus Blackallbacteria) CG13_big_fil_rev_8_21_14_2_50_49_14 harbors:
- a CDS encoding anti-sigma factor antagonist — protein MKITVNTQSHPGSAVLSLKGTLTADYTQDLENAVANALKTARALVLDFEELNLLDSTGLGALIRCLRMSLAARSSIYLANVKSGPRMVLQLTRTHRLFDIYDSVDAAIAGLELEGQIA, from the coding sequence ATGAAAATCACTGTCAATACCCAAAGCCATCCCGGCAGCGCTGTGCTCAGCCTCAAAGGCACCCTGACGGCAGACTATACCCAGGATCTTGAGAATGCCGTTGCAAACGCCTTGAAAACTGCGCGCGCCCTGGTGCTCGATTTTGAAGAACTCAACCTGCTCGACAGCACAGGCTTGGGTGCACTGATCCGCTGTCTGAGAATGAGTTTGGCTGCACGCAGCAGCATTTACCTTGCCAATGTCAAATCCGGCCCCCGTATGGTCTTGCAGTTGACCCGCACCCATCGCCTCTTTGATATCTACGATTCTGTCGACGCTGCAATTGCCGGTTTGGAACTGGAGGGTCAAATCGCATGA